In a genomic window of Glycine max cultivar Williams 82 chromosome 13, Glycine_max_v4.0, whole genome shotgun sequence:
- the LOC100305535 gene encoding Auxin-induced protein 22C-like (The RefSeq protein has 2 substitutions compared to this genomic sequence) yields MEKEAVGLEITTELRLGLPGGELPGKNEKIKKRVFSEIQAHDDDENSSSEQDRKIQTKNQVVGWPPVCSYRKKNTVNETKMYVKVSMDGAPFLRKIDLAMHKGYSELVLALEKFFGCYGIREALKDAENAEHVPIYEDKDGDWMLVGDVPWEMFIESCKRLRIMKGSDAKGFDLQPKGSLKGFIEGVTK; encoded by the exons ATGGAGAAAGAAGCTGTTGGCCTTGAAATCACTACTGAGCTAAGGTTGGGCCTTCCCGGTGGGGAATTACCTGACAAGAACGAGAAGATAAAGAAGAGGGTGTTCTCCGAGATTCAAgctcatgatgatgatgaaaacaGTTCCTCCGAACAAGACCGCAAAATCCAAACCAAGAATCAAGTGGTGGGGTGGCCTCCGGTGTGTTCGTACCGCAAGAAGAACACCGTCAATGAAACCAAAATGTACGTCAAAGTTAGCATGGACGGGGCTCCTTTCTTGCGTAAAATTGATTTAGCTATGCACAAGGGATATTCGGAGCTGGTCTTGGCCTTGGAGAAGTTCTTCGGTTGCTATGGAATTC GCGAAGCGTTGAAGGATGCGGAGAATGCTGAACACGTTCCCATATACGAGGACAAAGATGGTGACTGGATGCTCGTTGGAGATGTCCCTTGGGA GATGTTTATTGAGTCATGCAAGAGGTTGAGGATTATGAAGAGATCAGATGCAAAGGGCTTCGATCTGCAACCAAAAGGGTCTTTAAAAGGATTTATAGAAGGcgtaacaaaatga
- the LOC100500488 gene encoding AUX/IAA family protein has protein sequence MSSQSDAVGCNLKETELTLGLPGTKTNGTKRGFSDTLNTSHNKMLRPTSKEQVVGWPPVRASRKNAMKMSCKLVKVAVDGAPYLRKVDLEMYETYEHLMRELETMFCGLAIRNHLMNERKLMESGNGIEYMPTYEDKDGDWMLVGDVPWKMFVESCKRIRLMISSEAVGLGPRSTSSKCTGST, from the exons ATGTCCTCCCAATCTGACGCCGTTGGCTGTAACTTGAAGGAGACGGAGCTCACCTTAGGCCTTCCCGGCACCAAAACTAATGGCACAAAACGTGGCTTCTCCGACACCCTTAACACTTCTCATAATAAAATGTTGCGCCCCACCTCCAA GGAACAAGTGGTGGGGTGGCCGCCGGTGAGGGCAAGCAGGAAAAATGCTATGAAGATGAGTTGCAAGTTGGTGAAGGTGGCGGTGGATGGAGCTCCTTATCTAAGAAAAGTGGATCTTGAAATGTACGAGACTTATGAGCATTTGATGAGGGAATTAGAGACCATGTTTTGTGGCTTAGCCATTC GTAATCATTTGATGAATGAGAGGAAACTGATGGAGTCTGGAAATGGGATTGAATACATGCCCACCTATGAGGACAAAGATGGTGACTGGATGTTGGTCGGGGATGTACCCTGGAA GATGTTTGTTGAATCATGCAAGAGGATAAGACTTATGATTAGCTCAGAGGCCGTTGGTTTAG GTCCGAGGTCTACTTCTTCAAAATGTACGGGTTCCACCTAG
- the LOC100820573 gene encoding D-glycerate 3-kinase, chloroplastic, protein MATLNLFSQPWQPTISPFCCSNTNNNNNVVYAYHNHNNSKLHFFSNSRQFSVLSQLSTNSSKSVSGSSGLQNSSFVSGIEYRKRPLYSVFPTKPAQVSSVEDLYEFICSGPLLDKIGITQEQVAESIDNWLLYGRYLCRLFQLNELFLTEPQKARIYHYYVPVFLWCEQQITEHQSKFKDGEDIPPLVIGFSAPQGCGKTTLVFALDYLFEVIGRKSATVSIDDFYLMAEGQNKLREANPGNALLELRGNAGSHDLAFSVETLTALTKLTREGMKLKLPRYDKSAFNGRGDRADPSTWSEVEGPLTVVLFEGWMLGFKPLPVDAVKVVDPQLETVNKNLEAYYDAWDKYIKSWIVIKIKNPNCVFQWRLQAEIAMREAGKPGMTDDEVRDFVSRYLPAYYAYLPTLYSEGPNGSDPQHLLTIEIDEGRNPILAT, encoded by the exons ATGGCGACTCTGAATCTGTTCTCTCAGCCATGGCAACCTACAATTTCACCTTTTTGTTGTTCTAAtactaacaacaacaacaacgttgTTTATgcttatcataatcataataattctAAATTACATTTCTTTTCCAATTCTCGTCAATTCTCTGTTCTTTCTCAATTGTCCACCAACTCCTCAAAATCAG TTAGTGGAAGTTCAGGGCTGCAGAACAGTTCCTTTGTTTCTGGCATTGAGTACAGGAAGCGTCCTCTATATTCTGTATTTCCCACAAAGCCTGCTCAAGTTTCCTCTGTGGAAGACCTCTATGAATTTATTTGCTCGGGACCTTTACTTGACAAAATAGGCATCACACAAGAGCAGGTGGCCGAGTCCATCGATAATTGGTTGTTATATGGCCGGTACCTATGCAGACTGTTTCAGCTTAATGAATTGTTCCTTACAGAGCCTCAAAAGGCTAGGATTTATCATTACTATGTACCTGTCTTTCTCTGGTGTGAACAGCAGATTACTGAGCATCAGTCCAAGTTCAAAGATGGAGAAGATATACCTCCTTTAGTG ATTGGTTTTAGTGCTCCTCAAGGTTGTGGAAAGACAACCCTTGTCTTTGCTCTTGACTATCTTTTCGAAGTGATTGGCAG GAAGTCTGCAACAGTATCTATAGATGATTTCTATTTGATGGCTGAAGGTCAG AATAAACTAAGAGAAGCTAATCCAGGAAATGCCCTTCTTGAG TTGCGTGGAAATGCAGGAAGTCACGATCTTGCTTTTTCTGTTGAAACTCTAACAGCCTTAACCAAATTGACAAGAGAAG GTATGAAATTGAAGTTGCCAAGATATGATAAA TCTGCATTCAATGGGAGAGGTGATCGTGCCGATCCTTCAACATGGTCAGAAGTTGAAGGGCCCCTGACG GTTGTGTTGTTTGAAGGTTGGATGCTTGGTTTCAAGCCCCTTCCAGTTGACGCAGTAAAGGTTGTTGATCCCCAG CTAGAAACTGTAAATAAAAACCTTGAAGCTTACTATGATGCTTGGGACAAATACATAAAGTCTTGGATAGTCATCAAGATTAAGAACCCAAACTGTGTCTTCCAATGGCGCTTACAG GCTGAGATTGCCATGAGGGAGGCAGGCAAGCCTGGAATGACAGATGATGAG GTGAGAGATTTTGTTTCACGCTACCTGCCGGCATACTATGCATACCTTCCTACACTTTACTCGGAGGGACCAAATGGATCAGATCCTCAACATCTCCTAACTATTGAAATAGATGAAGGGAGAAACCCCATCCTTGCTACCTAG
- the LOC100776219 gene encoding aromatic aminotransferase ISS1: protein MGSFVKLSRRALETEMPVMVQMQELLRGAKNAVSLAQGVVYWQPPKQALEKVKELVSEPLISRYGNDEGIPELRAALVKKLRDENNLHKSSVMVTSGANQAFVNLVLTLCDPGDSVVMFAPYYFNAYMSFQMTGVTNILVGPGSSDTLHPDADWLERILSETKPPPKLVTVVNPGNPSGTYIPEPLLKRISDLCKNAGSWLVVDNTYEYFMYDGLKHSCVEGNHIVNVFSFSKAFGMMGWRVGYIAYPSEVKDFAEQLLKVQDNIPICASILSQYLALYSLEVGPQWVVDQVKTLEKNREIVLEALSPLGEGSVKGGEGAIYLWAKLPHGNAHDDFDVVRWLANKHGVAVIPGKACGCPGNLRISFGGLTENDCRAAAERLKKGLEELVRDGLRE from the exons ATGGGTTCGTTCGTGAAGCTTTCAAGGAGGGCCTTGGAAACTGAGATGCCCGTTATGGTTCAG ATGCAGGAATTGCTCCGAGGAGCTAAGAATGCCGTGTCTTTGGcccag GGGGTGGTTTATTGGCAGCCTCCCAAGCAAGCATTGGAAAAAGTGAAAGAACTTGTATCTGAGCCTTTAATTAGTCGTTATGGTAACGATGAAGGTATTCCTGAACTCAGAGCAGCATTAGTCAAAAAG TTGCGTGATGAAAATAATTTGCACAAATCTTCAGTAATGGTTACATCAGGTGCCAATCAG GCATTTGTGAATCTAGTTCTTACTCTCTGTGATCCGGGTGATTCCGTGGTTATGTTTGCTCCTTACTACTTCAATGCCTACATGTCCTTCCAGATGACTGGCGTTACCAATATTCTAGTTGGTCCTGGTAGCTCAGACACACTCCATCCTGATGCAG ATTGGTTGGAAAGAATATTATCAGAAACTAAACCACCTCCAAAGCTTGTTACTGTTGTAAATCCAGGCAATCCATCTGGAACTTACATTCCAGAGCCCCTTCTAaag AGGATTTCAGATCTCTGCAAGAATGCTGGCTCTTGGCTTGTTGTTGATAATACATACGA GTATTTTATGTATGATGGCCTGAAACACTCTTGTGTTGAGGGAAATCatattgttaatgttttctcatTCTCAAAAGCATTTGGAATGATGGGATGGCGGGTTGGATAT ATAGCATATCCCTCTGAAGTAAAAGACTTTGCTGAACAACTTCTCAAAGTTCAAGACAACATTCCCATCTGTGCTTCAATATTATCACAGTATCTTGCCCTGTATTCATTGGAAGTGGGGCCTCAATGGGTTGTAGATCAGGTAAAAACTCTTGAAAAGAACAGAGAAATTGTTTTAGAAGCCCTCTCTCCTCTTGGAGAGGGTTCTGTGAAAGGAGGAGAAGGTGCTATATACCTGTGGGCAAAGCTCCCACACGGAAACGCTCACGATGATTTTGATGTTGTTCGCTGGCTAGCTAACAAGCATGGGGTTGCAGTAATCCCAGGAAAAGCTTGTGGTTGTCCCGGCAATCTTAGAATTTCATTTGGAGGCTTGACGGAGAATGATTGCAGAGCTGCCGCAGAAAGACTGAAGAAAGGCTTAGAAGAATTGGTTAGAGACGGACTGCGGGAGTAA